The following proteins come from a genomic window of Lolium rigidum isolate FL_2022 chromosome 5, APGP_CSIRO_Lrig_0.1, whole genome shotgun sequence:
- the LOC124656838 gene encoding uncharacterized protein LOC124656838 — protein sequence MAPRRGLWALLLVLVLTTGLPRGGAMGLKLPFSPGDVLPILPRQVAWPVMNTLHSAVDLLPSFVAAVAPGDPAPAAWNGSCFAVNEAAIQLTPGDRNGTQIGGAVLRLKTASAQSWTCMDLYVFATPYRITWDYYFAARDHTLEITSWEEEAELEYVKQHGISVFLMPSGMLGTLLSLIDVLPLFSNTGWGQNSNLAFLEKHMGATFEKRSQPWVANIRKEDIQSGDFLALSKIRGRWGGFETLEKWVTGAFAGHTAVCLKDENGELWVAESGFENEKGEEIIAIVPWDEWWEMALKDGSNPQIALLPLHPDIRSRFNESAAWDFARSMAGKPYGYHNMIFSWIDTIGDNYPPPLDANLVMAVMSMWTRLQPLYAANMWNEALNKRLGTEGLDLKGIIVEAESRGMSFDQLLTIPEQDEWVYSDGKSTTCVSFILAMYKEAGVFAPFTESIQVTEFTIRDAYMLKIFEDNHVNLPSWCNAEADKPPFCQILGEYKMELPEYNSIEPYAKMNENCPSLPPTYKRPSRC from the exons atggccCCGCGGAGGGGCCTCTGGGCCCTCCTCCTCGTGCTCGTGCTGACCACGGGGCTGCCGCGGGGCGGGGCGATGGGGCTGAAGCTGCCCTTCAGCCCCGGGGACGTGCTCCCGATCCTGCCGCGCCAGGTGGCGTGGCCCGTCATGAACACGCTCCACAGCGCCGTCGACCTCCTGCCCTccttcgtcgccgccgtcgccccggGCGACCCCGCCCCCGCCGCCTGGAACGGCTCCTGCTTCGCCGTCAACGAGGCCGCCATCCAGCTCACCCCGGGCGACCGCAACGGGACCCAGATTGGCGGCGCCGTGCTACGCCTCAAG ACTGCTTCTGCTCAGAGCTGGACATGCATGGATCTTTATGTGTTTGCAACACCATATAGGATAACATGGGATTACTACTTTGCGGCCCGCGACCACACTTTGGAGATAACGTCATGGGAAGAAGAAGCAGAACTGGAATAT GTTAAGCAGCATGGCATCTCTGTTTTTCTCATGCCATCCGGGATGCTTGGGACTTTGTTATCTTTGATTGATGTCCTGCCTTTGTTTTCAAACACTGGCTGGGGTCAAAATTCCAACTTGGCCTTTTTAGAGAAGCATATGGGAGCTACATTTGAGAAACGCTCTCAACCTTGGGTTGCTAATATTAGAAAGGAGGATATACAATCTGGTGACTTTTTGGCTCTGTCAAAGATTCGAGGACGATGGGGTGGGTTTGAGACATTAGAGAAATGGGTAACTGGTGCATTTGCTGGGCATACTGCTGTCTGCCTGAAAGATGAGAATGGTGAACTCTGGGTTGCAGAATCAGGTTTTGAGAATGAAAAG GGAGAAGAAATTATTGCTATAGTTCCTTGGGATGAGTGGTGGGAAATGGCACTCAAGGATGGATCAAATCCTCAGATAGCCCTTTTGCCATTGCACCCTGATATACGTTCTAGATTCAACGAAAGTGCTGCATGGGATTTTGCCCGGAGCATGGCAGGAAAGCCCTATGGCTATCATAACATGATATTTAGCTGGATTGATACTATAGGCGACAATTATCCACCTCCCCTTGATGCTAATCTG GTAATGGCTGTTATGTCCATGTGGACTAGATTACAACCACTTTATGCTGCAAACATGTGGAATGAAGCTCTTAACAAACGACTTGGGACTGAG GGTTTGGACCTCAAGGGTATCATTGTTGAGGCTGAAAGTCGTGGCATGTCTTTTGATCAGCTGCTTACCATCCCTGAGCAAGATGAATGGGTATACAGTGATGGCAAATCAACCACTTGTGTTTCCTTCATTCTTGCAATGTACAAAGAGGCTGGAGTGTTTGCTCCTTTCACAGAGTCGATTCAGGTCACCGAGTTCACT ATACGGGATGCATACATGCTCAAGATTTTCGAGGACAACCATGTGAATCTTCCGAGCTGGTGCAATGCTGAGGCAGATAAGCCTCCCTTCTGCCAGATACTCGGGGAGTACAAGATGGAGCTACCCGAGTACAACTCCATAGAGCCGTATGCGAAAATGAACGAGAACTGCCCATCATTACCACCGACGTACAAGCGGCCATCACGCTGCTGA
- the LOC124654211 gene encoding protein EDS1L-like produces the protein MPMDTPPRRAAALSDDDRLLVDHCAALSFPSGSRSPTSAAAAASSFQVHHASRPYPCAAFVFTPTWSAAGWMPDAGGRAPFGDAEVDPVVFPSLRSVGSGVPARASAAFMAAFAGLLDGSPLQSEVSRAVAEEKRIVFTGHSSGGSVATLAAIWFLENCTRRGSVNQAQPFCVTFGAPLVGDNIFNHAVRREGWSQCILHFIMPLDIIPRIPLTPLASSREQIQSVLDWLSPHSPNFSPAGNSLVIPEFYETLLRSTLSIASYEACSFMGCTSSILGTLTSFIELSPYRPCGTYLFLTSPEQLIVLTNSDAVLQLLFYFLQLDPQQQLLDAAARSLSAHWQYESIKQCVTQEIACVDYLGAISSSLPGRPMNGTAIGGLELSKEAMLSLAAAGQWEKQREINQAKIDANCSKIQEALKSLNEYKRTCELHEVSYYDSFKLQREVHDFNSNVRRLELAGLWDEIIEMLRRRELPDAFEGREEWVNLGTSYRRLVEPLDIANYYRHSKNEDTGSYLCKGRPRRYKYTQKWREQLLRIPLGSSLESCFWAMSEELQAEMVNGKSFQDLKDRVGKLESDALGWFTSGSLGKDVFLSSSSFVIWWKTLPEQHRSASCIARLVPP, from the exons ATGCCGATGGACACTCCaccgcggcgcgcggcggcgctgtCCGACGACGACCGCCTGCTGGTCGACCACTGCGCCGCGCTCTCCTTCCCCTCGGGCTCCCGCTCcccgacctccgccgccgccgccgcctcctccttccaAGTGCACCACGCGTCCCGCCCGTACCCCTGCGCGGCCTTCGTCTTCACGCCCACCTGGTCCGCCGCCGGCTGGATGCccgacgccggcggccgcgcgcCGTTCGGGGACGCGGAGGTCGACCCCGTGGTCTTCCCGTCGCTCCGCAGCGTCGGGAGCGGCGTCCCCGCGCGCGCCAGCGCCGCCTTCATGGCCGCCTTCGCAGGCCTGCTCGACGGCTCGCCGCTCCAGTCCGAG GTATCTAGAGCGGTGGCAGAGGAGAAACGTATCGTATTCACAGGCCATTCATCAGGGGGTTCAGTAGCCACCCTTGCTGCCATATGGTTTCTTGAGAACTGTACCAGACGGGGAAGTGTCAATCAAGCACAACCGTTTTGTGTGACCTTTGGGGCACCTCTTGTTGGAGATAATATTTTCAACCACGCTGTTAGAAGGGAGGGCTGGTCGCAGTGTATCTTGCATTTCATCATGCCACTAGACATCATCCCACGAATACCACTGACCCCCCTTGCATCCTCTAGAGAACAAATTCAATCTGTTCTCGATTGGTTATCTCCTCATAGTCCAAACTTCTCACCTGCTGGGAATTCGCTTGTCATTCCTGAGTTTTATGAAACCTTGTTGAGAAGCACGCTATCTATTGCCAGCTATGAGGCCTGCTCTTTCATGGGATGCACTAGCTCAATCCTAGGAACACTTACGTCCTTCATTGAGCTCTCCCCTTACAGACCCTGTGGGACTTATCTTTTCTTGACGAGTCCCGAACAACTGATTGTTCTCACAAACTCGGATGCTGTATTGCAGTTGCTATTTTACTTCCTTCAATTGGATCCCCAACAACAATTGCTTGATGCTGCTGCCAGAAGTTTAAGTGCTCACTGGCAATATGAATCGATTAAGCAATGTGTGACACAAGAGATAGCTTGTGTGGACTACCTAGGAGCAATTTCATCATCCCTTCCTGGTAGGCCAATGAATGGAACAGCAATTGGTGGACTTGAACTG AGTAAGGAAGCTATGCTGAGCCTTGCTGCAGCTGGACAATGGGAGAAGCAAAGAGAGATAAACCAAGCAAAGATAGACGCAAACTGCAGTAAAATTCAGGAAGCCCTCAAGTCCCTGAACGAGTACAAGAGAACATGCGAGCTCCATGAAGTGAGTTACTACGATTCCTTCAAGCTTCAGCGGGAAGTGCATGACTTCAATTCAAACGTACGTAGGTTGGAACTAGCCGGCCTTTGGGACGAGATAATTGAGATGTTGCGAAGGCGTGAACTTCCGGATGCGTTTGAAGGGCGAGAAGAGTGGGTGAATCTGGGAACCTCATACCGCCGGCTGGTCGAGCCCTTGGACATTGCAAACTACTACAGGCATTCCAAGAACGAGGACACCGGCTCCTACCTCTGCAAGGGGAGGCCAAGGCGTTACAAGTACACGCAGAAATGGCGCGAGCAGTTACTGCGTATCCCACTAGGTTCCAGCCTCGAGTCGTGCTTCTGGGCAATGTCTGAGGAGCTCCAGGCCGAGATGGTCAACGGCAAATCGTTCCAGGATCTCAAAGACAGGGTGGGTAAACTGGAGAGCGATGCACTTGGATGGTTCACCTCTGGAAGTCTTGGCAAAGATGTGTTTCTGAGCAGCTCATCCTTCGTGATATGGTGGAAGACGCTCCCAGAGCAGCACAGGTCTGCATCCTGCATCGCGAGACTTGTACCTCCGTAA